Genomic DNA from Candidatus Brocadia sp.:
ACATACATGCATTATCGTCATTGCGAGCGACAGCGAAGCAATCTTAAGCCTTTTAGGAACAAGAGATTGCGGAGCCTGTTCTGAGCGTATCAGCGAGAAATCTCCGGGTTTGTTTCAGCTCCGCTTCGCAACCGCTCTACTCCTCGCAATGACTTTTTTTACGAATACACTTTGCTGAATATTAATTGTTATTAAACATACTTACATTAATTATTGCCAGAAGATTTTGCATAGTGGCCGCAACACTATGAAACGGAACAATTGCGGTTCTATGGCAGGTGAAAAGGAATAATTACTTTCGTTTAAAATCAATTGAAAATAAATAAATTTAAGTGACAATGGAAAAGAAATAGAATTTCAGGGTCTCCACCAAACCAAGAGTACATTTGAACAATTTCATTTGTAAAACGTTATCTGATCATATTAACTATAGCTATTGATAAGTAAGAATTGTGCGAGGGGAAGATGATTGAAAGTGGGAAATTCGGCATAGGTTATTTCAAAATAGACATGCAAGATGGAATGGAAATTTTCCTATCCGTTAGTCTACATTTCGAATATGGACCGGGAATTCAGAGAGATGGTATTACTGCACCGAGAATGACTGATCCAAAATCAGTAGATTATATAGCTAGTAATAATCCTTCGAATTTGCTCATCAAAAATCTAAATGCGACCTTTGCCATTTTATCATTTAAAAGCCTAAATGAGGACATAATTTTATTCTGAGATCATTTTCTCATGTGCCCTTTAAAAATATTTTTACTGAAATGTCAAAATATTTTTTGTAAGGAACTACAATCTTGGTATTATATCGTTTAAGAAACTTTCGATTTGATGCAAAAATTGGCTGCCAGCTTGTTTAAAATCATCGAACAATCCCGGCTTTTTGGAAGAGGACATATGGCAAGCTGACCTATCCGATGAGGTAGCACATTACAGGAGGTAAAATACACTAGAATGGACTTGCAAGATTACCAGGGTAAGCAGATCACGCTCTCAAACGACCGCAGGTGATTCTCCATGGAAGCTAAAAAGGTTCTCAGTCAGCTAAAGCAGTCCTTTGAAAAAAAGGAGGCTTCTGCGAAGGTCATTTTTTTCATCGCCATGGAAGGTTGGTCGCAGAAGGGCGGACAGGGTGATTATGTGCGTGAACTTTCCCAGGCCCTGGCCAATCACGGGCACCAGGTGTTCGTTGTCAACCCGTACTACGTACGCCCCCATGCGGATCTCTCACCGGATAGAGGCCAGTGGCTATTCGATACCGAGGTCCCTGTCGGGGGAGGTACATTGCCCTTTGGCGTCTTCTATAACAAAATAGGGGCGGTTCATTATCTGCGGTTCAGGGAGTCAGGCGGACTGCTTTACCCGGAGGTTTATCCGTCCATCAAGATCAACCATAGCATTTATTCCGATACTATGTATGCCTACATCGAGGCGATCATACTGTCCCGGATTGGCATGCATATAGCTGCGCAACTCCAGGTCAGGCCCGATATTCTGCATTTTAATGACTGGCAATCCGCGCTTGGACCGGTCTATGTGGAACAGGTCTACCGCCACCACCCTGCCTTTGCTCCATATCTCGCTGACACAGGCACCGTCTTTGTTGTTCACAATCTGGCCTATCAGGGGATGTTCCCTGGTACCTGGCTGATGCCGGAGAATGACCCGCTAACCAGGGAGTTGCTCGATCGCTGGATCATTCCACTGGGCGCCACTCATTATCATCGGGATGCCGTAGAAATTGATCCGTTCAGCCTGACACGGATGCCAGGTTATCTCCAGAGTACCACAGAAGGTGGTTTAGAGTACTGGTCTCATCTGATGCCTGGCAGGCATAACCTGCTGAAGGGTGGGCTTGAATTCGCCGGCATGCTCATAGCCGTCAGCAAGGGAAATCGCGACGAAATACAGTCTGATAGCCTCGGCTTCGGGCTGGGCGGGGTCATCGCCCGGCGGGCGGCTGCAGACGCCGTAGACTACGTGTACAACGGCGTGGACACTACGGTGCATAGGCCCGACCACCTCGGTGAACTTCTTGAAGTGGTGGACAAAGAAAAGGGCATGGAATTTGTCCAGTATGGCGCTGCAAGCCAGGACCTGCTGAAACGTCGGGCGCAAAACAAGGCGGCATTGAGGGCCAAGGTGAATAGATTGATCTCCACAGAACAGAGTAAGCCTGCCCCGGAGGAGGGTATATATTTTGGTCAAATTGATAGCAGCAGTCCCGGCGACCTTCTTGTTGCATCCGTGACCCGCATCGTACGGCAGAAGGGTCTGGATATCCTTCTCGTGGCCATGGACGAGGATAGAGAATTCGGCATCCATCAGGACGAGCGCCTGATCGACGTCCTGCTGCGTCTGCGGGGTTCGCAGGGTGAGAAGTTACAGTTCCTGGTACTGGGTAGCCCGGGGGACGCCCAGGGCGAAGCGCTGACGGCAGAACTCCGGAAGATAGCCAGACAATACGCATCGACAGGGCAGTTTGCCTCCATCCTCAGATTTGATCGTCGGCTTGCCAATCAGATCCGCTGCGCGACCGACCTGTTCTTCATGCCTTCCCAGTACGAACCTGCTGGTGTGGCCAACATTCAGGCGGCCATGGCAGGGGCCCTTTGCGTCGTTACCCGCACGGGTGGGCTGATCGATTTTGTGGAGAGCGGAGGGACGCACCCTGCCTTCACGGCGCCTGCATTTGATTATGATTATCCTCATACCATAAAGATTACAGCCAGGGAACTGGTAAGGGCATTCAGAACGGCCCTCAGCCTTTACGACGATAAAAGGAAATGGGAACGGTGCGTGCGCATCGCCATGCAGTTTGAGGGTGGCTGGTCTGCCCGGGTAGGTAAGTATATTGACATCTATACACGCTGTAAGGAATTGAAGAAGAACAATCACACATCACCGGTTAATACAGATCAAAAAATGGGAGTATTAAGACCATGATAAGGAAGGCGTTGCTTTTAAAGATTTTTGATGCTGCTTACATGCAAAGATGGAACGATAAGATACGCCCTATAGAGTTGATAGAATTGGATAAGCAAGCCCACAAGATGGTCATTGCCTATTTTTTAGGTAAATTTGAGGAGGGGAAAAATGAATTTCATTGGATAGACATCATTGAAGGGGGAATTTTTGAACTTTTGCAGCGCCTGGTTATTACTGATTTAAAGCCGCCCATTTTTTATGAAATAAAAAAAGATGCTGCAAAGTATAAACGATTAAATGAATGGGTGTATGGCGAGTTAAGGTCGATTCTGTCTCCTTTGGGAGAAGATCTTTGCAAAAGATTTAACGGTTATTTTCTCAAGACCGATGATACTTTAAATAAGAGGATCTTAAGCGCTGCGCATTTTTATGCCACAAAATGGGAATTTGACATTATAGAACGGGCAAACCCCAATGGCTATGAGATAGACAGGATAAAGAAAGACCTGCAGGAAAAACAGGAGAAATATTACGACCTAAAAGGTATGGAACAACTGACGAAACATATGAAATATGAAAATTTCATTAACTTATGCGGTCAACTCAGATTCCAATTACGATGGTCTCATCTCCACAGAATACCAAGGACATCCGTTTTGGGGCATTCGTTATTTGTCGCGATACTTTCTTATCTGTTTTCCCTGGAGATAAAAGCATGTTCACGAAGATGTGTAAACAATTATTTCACTGGCTTATTTCACGACCTGCCAGAGGTGCTTACCAGGGACATCATCTCTCCGGTAAAAAGATCCGTTGAAGGGCTGAGTGATCTCATAAAAGAATACGAGAAAGAACAGATGGAGAAAGAAGTATATGGCCTGATTCCAAGGGAATGGCACTCAGAAATTACCATGTTTACTGAAAATGAATTCGACAGTATTGTAACCATACAGCAGAAAAAGAAGAAAGTGACCAGCGAGGATATCCATGTTAAGTATAATGAGGACAAATTTAATCCGAGAGATGGAGAACTCGTTAAGGCATCTGACAGTCTCGCCGGATTCATAGAGGCATCAGCCGCAATACGGAACGGGAGCGCCAGTCCGGAACTTCAGGAGGCGAGATTGTCCTTAAAAAAAGAATATGAGAAAAAGAGCATTGCTGGGATAAATTTTGGAGAAATCTACGCAGATTTCGATTAAGACACTAAGGTGTTTCTCTGCCGGACAATCTGAGGAAAGTACAGGGGTCAGAAGGTACTGGGGTCATCAAACCTTCATTTTTCAATTGCCGCAACACTTTAGTTTTTTGAAAAACTATCAAGGCAAAGCCTTGTGCTGATTTCGCCCCGGAGGGGCAAATTGCTCATAGGCAGGCAATTTATTGCCTGTGTTAAGAGAAAGATAAAAATAAGCCCTGTAGGGGCGAATGAAGATTATGGATACAAAATCGTCTCAATCGTCCCTACGGGACTGTATTTCTCTTTGATAAAAATACAGGCAATAAATTGCCTGCCTATTGCCTCACGTCCCTATAGGGACTTAAAAAGCACAACTCATCTTTCAAAAAACTAAACTGTTTCCAATTGCCAAATATATCCGAATTAGGTCTGTGTTATCAATACTAATAGCAAAACGTTTTTTGGCAGTGTTCATCGTTATTAATTCAAGTTACGTACGTTGGGTTGAGTTAAGTAGGATGGGTTAAACGAAGTGAACCCATCGGCACAATGATCTTGTTGGGTGCGCTTCGTCCCTTCGACAAGCTCAGGATATGCTTTACTCAACCTATAAAACTTACGACATCACTTTAAGAAAACAATTCCCTCTTTCTCCGCAGTATGGTTCAGTCTTGTGTCATTACTTGAAAAATACACATCTGACCTGATTTTATTCTTTAATCTTAACAGGATGTCTACTTCCCGCTGGTTTACCACCTTTCCACTTGGCAAAACCCTCATTAACAAGGGAAAGCAATCTGGAGTCTTCATCCGCCCTCTCCATGGGAACAATAGCAGCAATCACCTTCTCCCTTTTCTGAATAAGCGGGATTGCACAGGCGTCCGTCTTTCTCGAACTGGTCTCAGCAAGAGCATAAAGATCCCGAAGAGATTGACCTTCTTATAAAGCAAAACGAAAAGAGATGCCTTGTAACACGCAATAGGAATGTGTTTATCTGCCTGACCACTCAACTCTTTCATAAGTATCATTCTCGTAGCGGAATGCTCATAATTCCCCATACATTACCAGATGATAATTTCTCACGTATAGCAAGAGCCATTATGAAATATG
This window encodes:
- a CDS encoding glycosyltransferase, with translation MEAKKVLSQLKQSFEKKEASAKVIFFIAMEGWSQKGGQGDYVRELSQALANHGHQVFVVNPYYVRPHADLSPDRGQWLFDTEVPVGGGTLPFGVFYNKIGAVHYLRFRESGGLLYPEVYPSIKINHSIYSDTMYAYIEAIILSRIGMHIAAQLQVRPDILHFNDWQSALGPVYVEQVYRHHPAFAPYLADTGTVFVVHNLAYQGMFPGTWLMPENDPLTRELLDRWIIPLGATHYHRDAVEIDPFSLTRMPGYLQSTTEGGLEYWSHLMPGRHNLLKGGLEFAGMLIAVSKGNRDEIQSDSLGFGLGGVIARRAAADAVDYVYNGVDTTVHRPDHLGELLEVVDKEKGMEFVQYGAASQDLLKRRAQNKAALRAKVNRLISTEQSKPAPEEGIYFGQIDSSSPGDLLVASVTRIVRQKGLDILLVAMDEDREFGIHQDERLIDVLLRLRGSQGEKLQFLVLGSPGDAQGEALTAELRKIARQYASTGQFASILRFDRRLANQIRCATDLFFMPSQYEPAGVANIQAAMAGALCVVTRTGGLIDFVESGGTHPAFTAPAFDYDYPHTIKITARELVRAFRTALSLYDDKRKWERCVRIAMQFEGGWSARVGKYIDIYTRCKELKKNNHTSPVNTDQKMGVLRP
- a CDS encoding HD domain-containing protein; this translates as MIRKALLLKIFDAAYMQRWNDKIRPIELIELDKQAHKMVIAYFLGKFEEGKNEFHWIDIIEGGIFELLQRLVITDLKPPIFYEIKKDAAKYKRLNEWVYGELRSILSPLGEDLCKRFNGYFLKTDDTLNKRILSAAHFYATKWEFDIIERANPNGYEIDRIKKDLQEKQEKYYDLKGMEQLTKHMKYENFINLCGQLRFQLRWSHLHRIPRTSVLGHSLFVAILSYLFSLEIKACSRRCVNNYFTGLFHDLPEVLTRDIISPVKRSVEGLSDLIKEYEKEQMEKEVYGLIPREWHSEITMFTENEFDSIVTIQQKKKKVTSEDIHVKYNEDKFNPRDGELVKASDSLAGFIEASAAIRNGSASPELQEARLSLKKEYEKKSIAGINFGEIYADFD